In a genomic window of Gemmatimonadota bacterium:
- a CDS encoding glycosyltransferase family 39 protein, with product MVSRAESSSQCSDLRWIWACVVLGAALRLFRIGGQSLWIDELISIQMASWAHGTEFWQGLLRDIHGPFTSALLHGWLQLGKSEAWMRLLYAIPAVATIPVMAVLGRTLVDRSTGRAAAVVLAVSPFHVWYSQEIRNYSWAMLWVTAATLLFVRLRDREGGWGQWVTLALLLSAGVLTNFSVVFLVAALTVALCSERPFRVPLALRWLGVLAVVGLAFLPWFIDWFGRVGGERVFVDRPPPMGVPLREAAGLHPAALLFAIWSLVFGYSLGPTLTQLHLDRSLSTTLPHAPALLAGAVAVGIGAVYGFRTLLRRDRCTLCAVLLLVPALLAVMLAVRGVKTFHPRYLVAAFPMLVVLLSAGWSAPGRVPKAASGLALLLAIVSLGNHYFDEDYAKEDSRAAA from the coding sequence ATGGTCTCTCGCGCAGAGTCCTCGTCCCAGTGTTCAGACCTCCGGTGGATCTGGGCGTGCGTCGTCCTGGGTGCGGCGCTGCGTCTGTTCCGGATTGGCGGGCAGAGCCTGTGGATCGACGAACTCATCAGCATCCAGATGGCGTCATGGGCCCACGGAACGGAGTTCTGGCAGGGCCTCTTGCGAGACATCCACGGTCCCTTCACCTCGGCTCTTCTTCACGGGTGGCTGCAACTGGGGAAGAGTGAGGCGTGGATGCGCCTTCTCTACGCGATTCCGGCCGTCGCGACCATCCCTGTGATGGCCGTTCTGGGGCGCACGCTTGTGGACCGGTCCACCGGCCGTGCCGCTGCGGTTGTGCTGGCCGTGTCCCCCTTCCATGTCTGGTATTCGCAGGAGATTCGCAACTACAGTTGGGCCATGCTCTGGGTCACGGCGGCTACGCTGCTCTTTGTGAGGCTCCGCGACCGTGAGGGTGGATGGGGTCAGTGGGTGACGCTTGCACTTCTTCTCTCAGCGGGTGTGTTGACGAACTTCAGCGTCGTCTTTCTGGTCGCAGCGCTCACAGTGGCCCTATGCAGTGAGCGGCCCTTTCGAGTGCCGCTTGCGCTCCGCTGGTTGGGCGTCCTTGCGGTGGTCGGACTGGCGTTTCTACCGTGGTTCATCGATTGGTTTGGGCGGGTTGGAGGGGAGCGGGTCTTCGTGGACCGACCTCCGCCCATGGGGGTGCCGCTCCGAGAGGCGGCGGGCCTTCACCCGGCGGCGCTTCTGTTTGCAATCTGGTCTTTGGTGTTTGGGTACTCACTGGGCCCCACGCTCACGCAGTTGCACCTCGATCGATCTTTGTCCACGACTCTGCCCCATGCTCCTGCGCTCCTTGCGGGGGCGGTTGCCGTGGGAATCGGTGCCGTTTACGGATTCCGTACACTCCTTCGGCGCGACCGATGCACACTGTGTGCGGTACTGTTGCTGGTGCCGGCGCTTCTGGCAGTCATGTTGGCGGTGCGCGGAGTGAAGACATTCCACCCGCGATACCTGGTGGCCGCCTTCCCGATGCTCGTCGTCCTGCTGTCGGCCGGTTGGTCGGCTCCTGGCCGCGTCCCGAAGGCAGCCTCCGGACTGGCGCTTCTGTTGGCGATCGTCTCGCTGGGGAACCACTACTTCGATGAGGATTACGCCAAGGAAGACAGTCGAGCGGCGGCG